One Sphingomicrobium sp. XHP0239 DNA segment encodes these proteins:
- a CDS encoding UDP-N-acetylmuramoyl-tripeptide--D-alanyl-D-alanine ligase, producing MTPLWTSDEIVAATGGTASASFAVTGMAFDSREIEAGHLFVAMPGTQFDGHDFIAKAKEVGATAALVSRPVDLPHVLVEDVPEALEALAKAARTRLSQDAVVIGVTGSVGKTSTKEALYTAAHRVTRGRAHRSVKSYNNHTGVPLSLARMPRDTRIGVFEMGMNHAGEIAALTRLVRPHIAIVTAIAPAHIENLGTMDAIANAKAEIFEGLEEGGTAIVPEASDYRDRLIRAAQRKAQRTLTFGGVEGDAAALHVAEARRGGQLLTARLPGRDLTFTIAQSGDHWVTNALAVLTAITVAGEDVAVAGLALADMGGLAGRGERIIVPVDDGEAVLIDESYNANSASMEATLRVLGTQKAERRIVVLGDMKELGERSDELHRALATPIIDAKVGLALLVGEAMAVLKQPLEQAGIEAIALPDAEATTERLRAELRAGDAVLVKASNSMGLGKLVETVKREGPCST from the coding sequence ATGACCCCGCTCTGGACCTCAGACGAGATCGTCGCCGCAACCGGCGGGACGGCGAGCGCGTCGTTCGCTGTCACGGGGATGGCCTTCGATAGTCGCGAGATCGAGGCGGGGCACCTGTTCGTCGCCATGCCGGGGACCCAGTTCGACGGGCATGATTTCATCGCCAAGGCGAAGGAGGTGGGCGCGACCGCCGCGTTGGTATCGCGCCCGGTCGATCTGCCCCACGTGCTGGTGGAAGATGTCCCGGAAGCGCTCGAGGCCTTGGCGAAGGCGGCGCGCACCCGGCTTTCGCAAGATGCGGTGGTCATCGGTGTAACGGGAAGTGTCGGCAAGACCTCGACCAAGGAGGCGCTTTATACCGCGGCCCACCGCGTGACCCGCGGCCGGGCGCATCGGTCGGTCAAGAGCTACAACAATCATACCGGCGTTCCGCTCAGCCTGGCGCGGATGCCGCGCGATACGCGGATCGGGGTCTTCGAGATGGGCATGAACCATGCGGGCGAGATTGCCGCGCTGACCCGGCTCGTCCGACCGCATATCGCCATCGTCACTGCCATCGCTCCCGCCCACATCGAGAATCTCGGCACGATGGACGCCATCGCCAATGCGAAGGCGGAAATCTTCGAGGGGCTGGAAGAGGGCGGCACGGCGATCGTGCCGGAAGCGAGCGACTATCGCGACCGGCTGATCCGCGCCGCGCAGAGGAAGGCGCAACGGACGCTGACCTTCGGTGGGGTCGAAGGTGATGCGGCGGCCCTGCACGTGGCCGAAGCGCGGCGCGGGGGCCAGTTGCTCACGGCGCGGCTACCCGGCCGCGACCTGACCTTCACCATCGCGCAGTCGGGCGACCATTGGGTCACCAACGCACTCGCCGTCCTGACCGCGATCACGGTCGCGGGCGAAGATGTCGCGGTGGCAGGGCTGGCGCTGGCGGACATGGGCGGTCTGGCGGGAAGGGGCGAGAGGATCATCGTTCCGGTCGACGACGGCGAGGCGGTGCTGATCGACGAGAGCTACAACGCAAACTCGGCGTCGATGGAAGCGACGCTCCGCGTGCTGGGGACGCAGAAGGCGGAACGACGCATTGTCGTCCTCGGCGACATGAAGGAATTGGGCGAGCGCTCGGACGAACTGCACCGCGCGCTGGCGACCCCGATCATCGACGCGAAGGTCGGCCTGGCGCTTCTCGTCGGCGAGGCAATGGCAGTGCTGAAACAGCCGCTCGAGCAGGCGGGGATCGAGGCGATCGCCCTCCCGGATGCCGAGGCCACGACCGAGCGTTTGCGGGCCGAGCTTCGCGCGGGCGACGCGGTGCTGGTGAAGGCCAGCAATTCGATGGGGCTTGGCAAGCTCGTCGAGACTGTGAAAAGGGAGGGCCCATGCTCTACCTGA
- a CDS encoding UDP-N-acetylmuramoyl-L-alanyl-D-glutamate--2,6-diaminopimelate ligase, which translates to MRLCDLARRASDVKITGFAIDHRKVVDGNVFGAFRGAAHNGEDYIEGAIENGAIGVIARPEARVEGAEHIASEDPRRDFAEAAGRFYAPYPDHLVAVTGTNGKTSSVEMTRQLWRMMGHRSASIGTLGVTTADDQVTTGLTSPDIVTFLNNLAGMRRMGISHVAFEASSHGLHQHRVSGIPVKAAAFTNFSRDHLDYHETMEDYFEAKMQLFEQLLADDGIAVVWTDDAQSDTVIARAKARGVRIMTVGSRGETIRLGERRATPLGQAVSLTHDGETHLLKLPLIGAYQAANVLVAAGLALATGAEWGKLFAAMGRLSPVRGRLERAVITSRGAPVYVDYAHTPDALEAAIAALKPHVEGRLITLFGAGGDRDTGKRAPMGEVAAGHSDIVIVTDDNPRSEDAATIRKAILQGAPRAIEVAGRRQAIAHALSLAGAGDIVLLAGKGHEQGQIVGDQTLPFDDVEVARECAA; encoded by the coding sequence TTGCGGCTTTGCGACCTCGCGCGTCGCGCGAGCGATGTCAAAATCACCGGCTTTGCGATCGACCATCGCAAGGTCGTCGACGGAAATGTCTTCGGCGCCTTTCGCGGCGCAGCGCACAACGGCGAGGACTATATCGAGGGTGCGATCGAGAATGGCGCGATCGGCGTCATCGCCCGACCCGAAGCGCGGGTCGAAGGGGCGGAACATATCGCGAGCGAGGATCCCCGTCGCGATTTCGCGGAGGCGGCGGGCCGTTTCTACGCGCCGTATCCCGATCATCTGGTCGCGGTGACGGGGACCAACGGCAAGACGTCCAGCGTCGAGATGACGCGTCAGCTGTGGCGGATGATGGGTCACCGTTCGGCGTCGATCGGGACGCTGGGCGTGACGACGGCCGACGATCAGGTGACGACCGGGCTGACCAGTCCCGATATCGTGACCTTCCTCAACAACCTTGCCGGAATGCGGCGGATGGGCATCAGCCACGTCGCGTTCGAGGCGTCGAGCCACGGCCTCCACCAGCATCGCGTGTCGGGCATCCCGGTAAAAGCCGCCGCCTTCACCAACTTCTCCCGCGACCATCTCGACTATCATGAGACGATGGAGGACTATTTCGAAGCCAAGATGCAGCTGTTCGAACAACTGCTGGCGGACGACGGGATCGCCGTAGTGTGGACCGACGACGCGCAGTCCGACACGGTGATCGCGCGGGCCAAGGCGCGGGGCGTGCGCATCATGACGGTCGGCAGCCGCGGCGAGACGATCCGCCTCGGGGAGCGACGGGCGACCCCGCTCGGACAGGCCGTCAGCCTGACCCACGACGGCGAAACGCACTTGCTCAAGCTGCCGCTGATCGGGGCCTACCAGGCGGCCAACGTGCTGGTCGCGGCGGGCCTTGCGCTGGCGACGGGGGCCGAATGGGGCAAATTGTTCGCCGCGATGGGACGGTTGAGCCCCGTCCGCGGACGACTGGAACGAGCGGTCATCACCTCGCGCGGTGCGCCCGTCTATGTCGATTATGCGCATACCCCCGATGCGCTGGAGGCGGCGATCGCGGCGCTGAAACCGCATGTCGAGGGCCGCCTCATCACCCTGTTCGGCGCGGGCGGGGACCGGGATACGGGCAAGCGCGCGCCGATGGGCGAAGTGGCGGCAGGCCATTCGGATATCGTGATCGTTACCGACGACAACCCGCGGAGCGAGGACGCCGCGACCATCCGCAAGGCGATTCTTCAGGGCGCACCGCGGGCCATCGAGGTCGCGGGACGGCGCCAGGCGATTGCGCACGCCCTTTCGCTGGCCGGCGCGGGGGATATCGTCCTGCTCGCGGGCAAGGGCCACGAACAGGGACAGATCGTCGGCGATCAGACCTTGCCCTTCGACGATGTCGAGGTTGCCCGCGAATGCGCGGCGTGA
- a CDS encoding peptidoglycan D,D-transpeptidase FtsI family protein: MNVARHDFDPAAPATDRPTTDRVRLQGQKRRLLSMMHQRLMIAMLLFGFGIVAISGRIFYLGIFGADEAGSRIASSYLPARGDIVDRDGQPLARTIEGWTVAVQPHKVIGNKLDLSRALAKLMPERDEADYYELLTSKKKFSYLRRRAGPRLVEAVNALGEPGLQLTREPDRLYPQTALAAHVIGYTDIDGRGVAGAERAFEDELTDPARKGDPVALSISAPVQGALKAELAAAMTKFSAIGAAGVIMDIHSGEILALTSLPQLNPNTAGQGGTEARFNRASLGVYELGSTFKPFTVAMGMETGDIRSMGQMYPCPGSLQVGNRRIRDTHPFGRPCSVAEIMMESSNIGTAQIAAQVGAERQRAFLRKMGFTEKLGHELPERGRPLTPKQWGPTEIATVGYGHGIAVTPIHLASGYATLFNGGLYRTPTIRKVDANHPRAKGERVFSPETSEAMRALLRLVVTNGTGRKADAPGYRIGGKTGTAEKIVNGRYSRQLVVNSFAGVFPIDAPRYVIVVMLDEPKGLPETFGFRTAGWNVAPVVSKTVSRIAPMLGVTPDEKREPDMSQVLPHVREP; this comes from the coding sequence ATGAACGTCGCCCGCCACGATTTCGACCCCGCGGCACCCGCGACCGATCGGCCCACGACCGATCGCGTCCGGCTACAGGGGCAGAAGCGCCGCCTTCTGTCGATGATGCACCAAAGGTTGATGATCGCGATGCTGCTGTTCGGCTTCGGGATCGTCGCGATCTCGGGGCGGATTTTCTATCTGGGCATCTTCGGCGCGGACGAGGCGGGCTCGCGGATCGCAAGCAGCTACCTTCCCGCGCGCGGCGACATCGTCGACCGCGACGGCCAGCCCCTGGCGCGCACGATCGAGGGATGGACCGTCGCGGTTCAGCCCCACAAGGTCATCGGCAACAAACTGGATCTGTCGCGCGCGCTCGCCAAGTTGATGCCCGAGCGCGACGAGGCCGACTATTACGAACTGCTCACCAGCAAGAAGAAATTTTCCTACCTGCGGCGTCGCGCGGGACCGCGGCTGGTCGAGGCGGTCAATGCGCTCGGCGAACCCGGCCTGCAACTCACGCGCGAACCCGACCGGCTCTACCCGCAGACCGCCCTGGCCGCGCACGTGATCGGCTACACCGACATCGACGGGCGCGGCGTGGCGGGGGCGGAACGGGCGTTCGAAGACGAACTGACCGACCCCGCGCGCAAAGGCGATCCTGTCGCGCTCAGCATTTCGGCACCCGTCCAGGGCGCGCTGAAGGCAGAGCTTGCCGCCGCCATGACCAAATTCTCCGCGATCGGCGCGGCGGGGGTCATCATGGACATCCATTCGGGTGAGATCCTCGCGCTGACCAGCTTGCCGCAGCTCAATCCCAACACCGCGGGGCAGGGCGGGACGGAAGCACGCTTTAACCGCGCCAGCCTTGGCGTTTACGAACTGGGATCCACCTTCAAGCCGTTCACCGTCGCGATGGGGATGGAAACCGGCGACATCCGATCGATGGGGCAGATGTATCCGTGCCCGGGCAGCCTCCAGGTCGGCAACCGGCGCATCCGCGATACGCATCCGTTCGGCCGACCCTGCTCGGTGGCCGAGATCATGATGGAAAGCTCCAACATCGGCACCGCGCAGATTGCGGCGCAGGTCGGAGCGGAGCGCCAGCGCGCTTTCCTTCGCAAAATGGGCTTCACCGAAAAGCTCGGTCACGAACTGCCCGAACGCGGACGTCCGTTGACGCCCAAGCAGTGGGGCCCGACCGAAATCGCCACGGTGGGTTATGGGCACGGGATTGCGGTGACCCCGATCCATCTCGCCAGCGGCTATGCGACGCTGTTCAATGGCGGCCTCTATCGAACCCCGACGATCCGCAAGGTCGATGCGAACCATCCTCGCGCCAAGGGCGAGCGCGTCTTCAGCCCCGAGACGAGCGAGGCGATGCGCGCCTTGCTGCGGCTAGTCGTTACCAACGGCACCGGGCGCAAGGCCGACGCGCCGGGCTATCGCATCGGCGGCAAGACGGGGACGGCGGAAAAGATCGTCAACGGCCGCTACTCGCGTCAGCTGGTTGTCAACAGTTTCGCAGGCGTCTTCCCGATCGATGCGCCGCGTTATGTGATCGTCGTGATGCTCGATGAACCCAAGGGACTGCCCGAGACGTTCGGGTTCCGAACGGCGGGTTGGAACGTGGCACCGGTCGTGTCCAAGACCGTGTCGCGGATCGCGCCGATGCTCGGCGTCACGCCCGACGAGAAGCGCGAACCGGACATGAGCCAGGTGCTGCCCCACGTCCGCGAGCCTTAG
- the rsmH gene encoding 16S rRNA (cytosine(1402)-N(4))-methyltransferase RsmH: protein MIGDAPHIPVLLDEIVRELRVTDGARIVDGTFGAGGYSRAILDAGAGEVIGFDRDPDAIAAAKERLPDERLTLIAATFSQMDAQIDGAVDGVVLDLGVSSMQIDEAARGFSFREDGPLDMRMEQAGPTAADFVNDADEGELARIIKRYGEEPRARRVAAAIARARPLSRTGELADVVRKTLGHHKGMKTDPATRTFQAIRIHLNAELEELEKGLSAAERVLKPGGRLAVVSFHSLEDRIVKNFFRERSGNLPGGSRHMPERQDGPTPTFTDVSKAIAPGEAEVAANPRARSSKLRAATRTDAPAWRQAA from the coding sequence GTGATCGGTGATGCGCCCCATATCCCCGTTCTGCTGGACGAAATCGTGCGGGAACTGCGCGTGACCGATGGCGCGCGGATCGTGGACGGCACGTTCGGCGCGGGCGGCTATTCGCGCGCGATCCTCGATGCGGGCGCGGGTGAGGTCATCGGCTTCGATCGCGACCCCGATGCCATCGCGGCGGCCAAGGAGCGACTGCCCGACGAGCGGCTGACGCTGATCGCGGCGACCTTCAGCCAGATGGATGCGCAGATCGACGGCGCGGTCGACGGGGTCGTCCTCGACCTTGGCGTTTCCTCGATGCAGATCGACGAGGCCGCGCGAGGCTTCAGCTTCCGCGAGGACGGGCCGCTCGACATGCGCATGGAGCAGGCCGGGCCGACCGCCGCGGATTTCGTGAACGACGCGGACGAGGGCGAGCTGGCGCGGATCATCAAGCGCTACGGCGAGGAGCCGCGCGCCCGCCGTGTCGCCGCCGCCATCGCGCGGGCGCGGCCGCTGTCCCGGACCGGCGAACTGGCCGATGTCGTCCGCAAGACGCTGGGCCACCACAAGGGCATGAAGACCGATCCTGCGACGCGCACCTTCCAGGCTATCCGCATCCATCTGAATGCAGAGCTGGAGGAATTGGAAAAGGGGCTTTCGGCCGCCGAACGCGTCCTGAAGCCGGGGGGTCGGTTGGCGGTGGTGAGCTTCCACAGTCTCGAGGATCGCATCGTCAAGAACTTCTTCCGCGAACGGTCGGGCAATCTGCCCGGCGGATCGCGTCACATGCCCGAACGGCAGGACGGTCCGACGCCGACCTTCACCGACGTGTCGAAGGCGATTGCGCCCGGCGAAGCCGAGGTCGCGGCCAATCCGCGCGCCCGTTCCTCGAAGCTGCGCGCCGCGACGCGCACCGATGCACCGGCCTGGAGGCAGGCGGCATGA
- a CDS encoding division/cell wall cluster transcriptional repressor MraZ, with product MNAVDAKGRVSVPAFLRSVIERRGDARTIVLAKHAVFPCLDGYDPGYAALKHQKMERRAEKSESAIAGDLDYMTANLMAFGATEEVGYDKTGRIVLPPMMRSKGGIADLALFIGVGETFQMWNPDTFLADERIPEDMKDIARYRLEERAK from the coding sequence GTGAACGCGGTAGACGCCAAGGGTCGCGTCTCCGTTCCCGCATTCCTGCGATCGGTGATCGAACGGCGCGGCGATGCCCGCACCATTGTCCTGGCGAAGCACGCGGTCTTCCCTTGCCTCGACGGCTACGATCCCGGCTATGCCGCGCTCAAGCATCAGAAGATGGAACGGCGCGCGGAAAAGTCCGAAAGCGCGATCGCGGGCGACCTCGACTACATGACCGCCAACCTGATGGCGTTCGGCGCGACCGAAGAAGTCGGTTACGACAAGACCGGCCGGATCGTCTTGCCGCCGATGATGCGATCCAAGGGCGGCATTGCCGACCTCGCGCTGTTCATCGGTGTGGGCGAGACCTTTCAGATGTGGAACCCCGACACATTCCTCGCCGACGAACGCATCCCCGAGGACATGAAGGATATCGCGCGTTACCGGCTCGAGGAGCGGGCGAAGTGA
- the purL gene encoding phosphoribosylformylglycinamidine synthase subunit PurL produces the protein MTDITPQTVAEHGLSPSEYETIQGALGRDPNLVELGIFSVMWSEHCSYKSSRLHLKKLPTEAPWVIQGPGENAGVIDIGDGDAAVFKMESHNHPSYIEPYQGAATGVGGILRDVFTMGARPVANMNALRFGDPQHPKMRHLIAGVVAGIGGYGNCVGVPTVGGETNFDPAYNGNILVNAMTVGVAKADKIFYSAATGIGNPIVYVGSKTGRDGIHGATMASADFDEGIEEKRPTVQVGDPFTEKLLIEACLELMATDAIVAIQDMGAAGLTSSSVEMATNGETGLHLVMDKVPQREEGMTPYEMMLSESQERMLMVLKPGKEDMARAIFEKWELDFAVIGTVTDTQRMVLEFEGETVCDIPLGPLADKAPEYDRPHLSPDEYREWAKVDALEDVPACDDPTADLLKMMASPQLASRRWIWEQYDSQVGADTVAASGGDAALVRVHGADKAIAITTDCTPRYCYADPVEGGRQAIAEAYRNLSAVGARPLAVTNCLNFGNPERPEIMAQFVGCLEGMGEACRALDFPIVSGNVSLYNESKATGGGSAILPTPAIGGVGIIDDWKKAAGIGLGMVGEDVVIVGDVHHTDLGQSLWLQLCHDRREGAPPRVDLAAVRTTSELIRDAIDQRLVTAVHDVSDGGALVAIAEMALAANRGVTLTSDVANARADWFCESQAAFVVTTNRLPELKGALAEAGIPFDVCGTVAPDPVIAIDDARLDLAELRKAHEAFLPELMASEL, from the coding sequence ATGACCGACATCACGCCCCAGACCGTCGCCGAACACGGCCTCTCGCCGTCCGAATACGAGACCATCCAGGGGGCGCTCGGGCGCGATCCCAATCTCGTCGAACTGGGCATCTTCTCGGTGATGTGGTCGGAACACTGCTCCTACAAGTCCTCTCGCCTGCATCTGAAGAAACTTCCGACCGAAGCGCCCTGGGTGATTCAGGGACCGGGCGAGAATGCGGGCGTCATCGATATCGGCGACGGCGATGCCGCGGTCTTCAAGATGGAGAGCCACAACCACCCCAGCTACATCGAGCCGTATCAGGGCGCGGCGACCGGCGTGGGCGGCATCCTTCGCGACGTTTTCACCATGGGCGCCCGCCCGGTCGCCAATATGAACGCGCTGCGCTTCGGCGATCCCCAGCATCCCAAGATGCGCCACCTGATCGCGGGCGTCGTCGCGGGGATCGGCGGCTACGGCAATTGCGTCGGCGTTCCGACCGTGGGCGGCGAAACCAATTTCGACCCCGCCTACAACGGCAACATCCTCGTCAACGCGATGACGGTCGGCGTCGCGAAGGCCGACAAGATCTTCTATTCCGCCGCGACCGGTATCGGCAATCCGATCGTCTACGTCGGTTCCAAGACCGGCCGCGATGGCATCCACGGCGCGACCATGGCCTCCGCCGACTTTGATGAAGGCATCGAGGAAAAGCGCCCCACGGTCCAGGTCGGCGATCCGTTCACCGAAAAGCTGCTGATCGAGGCCTGCCTCGAGCTGATGGCCACCGATGCCATCGTCGCCATCCAGGACATGGGCGCAGCGGGTCTCACTTCCTCGTCGGTCGAAATGGCGACCAACGGCGAGACCGGGCTCCACCTCGTCATGGACAAGGTGCCTCAGCGCGAAGAGGGGATGACGCCCTATGAGATGATGCTGTCGGAAAGCCAGGAGCGCATGCTCATGGTGCTGAAGCCTGGCAAGGAAGACATGGCCCGCGCCATCTTCGAGAAATGGGAACTGGACTTCGCGGTCATCGGCACGGTCACCGACACTCAGCGGATGGTTCTCGAATTCGAAGGCGAGACCGTCTGCGACATCCCGCTGGGGCCGCTCGCCGACAAGGCACCCGAATATGACCGACCGCACCTGTCGCCCGACGAATATCGGGAATGGGCGAAGGTGGACGCGCTGGAAGACGTGCCGGCGTGCGACGACCCGACCGCCGACCTGCTGAAAATGATGGCGAGCCCCCAACTCGCCAGCCGCCGCTGGATCTGGGAGCAATATGACAGCCAGGTCGGCGCGGACACCGTCGCCGCGTCCGGCGGCGATGCCGCACTGGTGCGTGTCCATGGCGCGGACAAGGCGATCGCCATCACCACCGACTGCACCCCGCGCTATTGCTACGCCGACCCGGTCGAGGGCGGGCGCCAAGCGATCGCGGAAGCCTATCGCAACCTCTCCGCCGTCGGCGCGCGTCCCCTCGCGGTGACCAACTGTCTCAATTTCGGCAATCCCGAACGGCCCGAAATCATGGCGCAGTTCGTCGGCTGTCTTGAAGGGATGGGCGAGGCGTGCCGCGCACTGGATTTCCCGATCGTGTCGGGCAACGTCAGCCTCTACAACGAAAGCAAGGCGACGGGCGGCGGCAGCGCCATCCTCCCGACCCCCGCCATCGGCGGGGTCGGGATCATCGATGACTGGAAGAAGGCGGCGGGTATCGGTCTGGGCATGGTCGGCGAAGACGTCGTCATCGTCGGCGACGTCCATCATACCGATCTCGGCCAGTCGCTCTGGCTGCAGCTCTGCCACGACCGCCGCGAAGGAGCCCCGCCCCGCGTGGACCTCGCCGCCGTGCGCACAACGTCCGAACTGATCCGCGACGCCATCGACCAGCGGCTCGTGACCGCTGTACACGATGTATCCGATGGCGGGGCGCTGGTCGCGATCGCCGAAATGGCATTGGCCGCGAACCGTGGCGTCACCCTCACCAGCGACGTCGCCAACGCCCGCGCCGACTGGTTCTGCGAAAGCCAGGCAGCCTTCGTCGTGACTACCAATCGCCTGCCCGAGCTGAAAGGCGCGCTGGCCGAAGCAGGGATTCCCTTCGACGTGTGCGGAACGGTGGCGCCCGATCCCGTGATAGCGATCGACGATGCGCGCCTCGACCTTGCCGAACTGCGCAAGGCACACGAGGCCTTCCTCCCCGAGCTGATGGCGAGCGAACTTTAG
- a CDS encoding (2Fe-2S)-binding protein — translation MVICHCNLIREKDIRAAAQRGCPDAETAYRSLGCSFQCGGCEDHADDLVSDERAALIPDRDVRAA, via the coding sequence ATGGTCATCTGCCATTGCAACCTGATTCGCGAAAAGGACATTCGTGCTGCCGCGCAGCGGGGATGTCCGGATGCTGAAACGGCCTATCGATCGCTGGGGTGCAGCTTCCAGTGCGGCGGGTGCGAGGATCATGCCGACGATCTGGTATCGGATGAGCGCGCCGCGCTGATCCCCGATCGCGACGTTCGCGCCGCCTAA
- the bfr gene encoding bacterioferritin: MAKISDPKVMDYLNKALTNELTAVNQYWLHYRLLEHWGVERLAAFERKESIEEMEHADWLTERILFLDGHPNFQRLGSVRTGETVEEVIQADLDLEMEAIPLLRDALQHCEDTRDYVSRDLFAKILHNEEEHLDYLERQQEMIERMGIQNYIQLQSKPADEEKKDGGY; the protein is encoded by the coding sequence ATGGCCAAGATTTCCGACCCCAAGGTCATGGACTATCTCAACAAGGCGCTCACCAACGAGCTCACTGCGGTCAATCAATATTGGCTTCATTATCGCCTGCTCGAACATTGGGGTGTCGAGCGGCTCGCCGCGTTCGAGCGCAAGGAATCGATCGAGGAAATGGAGCATGCCGACTGGCTGACCGAACGGATCCTCTTCCTCGACGGCCATCCCAACTTCCAGCGGCTGGGCTCGGTCCGTACCGGTGAGACGGTCGAGGAAGTGATTCAGGCCGATCTCGATCTCGAGATGGAAGCGATTCCTTTGCTCCGCGACGCGCTCCAGCATTGCGAGGACACGCGCGATTACGTCAGCCGCGACCTGTTCGCGAAGATCCTGCACAACGAGGAAGAGCATCTCGACTATCTCGAGCGTCAGCAGGAGATGATCGAGCGGATGGGAATCCAGAACTATATTCAGCTCCAGTCGAAGCCTGCTGACGAGGAAAAGAAGGACGGCGGCTACTAG
- a CDS encoding nitroreductase family protein, producing the protein MRPVPSQPYTSLPDLSDAERIAAANAFYDSIKDRRSCRFFTNAPVPRDVIETAIRAAGTAPNGANHQPWHFAVVESPEIKAKIRAAAEKEERAFYEGKAGEEWLDALAPIGTDADKPFLEIAPYLIVVFAQRKGGPAAGEQRQNYYVTESVGIACGLLIATLHKAGLATLTHTPSPMGFLRDICGRPKDEKPVMVIVAGLPAKDATTPLHAASRKPLDEIMSIL; encoded by the coding sequence ATGCGACCCGTCCCTTCCCAGCCCTACACGAGCCTGCCCGACCTGTCGGACGCCGAGCGCATTGCCGCCGCGAACGCTTTCTACGACAGCATCAAGGACCGCCGCTCCTGTCGCTTCTTCACCAACGCGCCCGTCCCGCGCGACGTGATCGAGACCGCGATACGCGCCGCCGGCACCGCCCCCAACGGCGCCAATCATCAGCCGTGGCATTTCGCGGTCGTCGAGAGCCCAGAGATCAAGGCGAAGATTCGCGCCGCTGCGGAGAAAGAGGAGCGCGCCTTCTACGAGGGCAAGGCGGGGGAGGAATGGCTCGACGCGCTCGCCCCGATCGGCACCGATGCCGACAAACCCTTCCTCGAAATCGCGCCCTACCTGATCGTCGTCTTCGCACAGCGCAAAGGCGGACCCGCGGCGGGCGAACAGCGCCAGAACTATTACGTTACCGAAAGCGTCGGGATCGCCTGCGGTCTGCTGATCGCCACCCTTCACAAGGCGGGGCTTGCAACGCTCACGCATACGCCCAGTCCGATGGGATTCCTGCGCGACATTTGCGGCCGGCCCAAGGACGAGAAGCCCGTTATGGTGATCGTTGCCGGCCTGCCCGCCAAGGATGCCACCACCCCGCTTCACGCCGCCAGCAGGAAACCGCTCGACGAGATCATGTCGATCCTCTGA